The following proteins are encoded in a genomic region of Sylvia atricapilla isolate bSylAtr1 chromosome 14, bSylAtr1.pri, whole genome shotgun sequence:
- the RGS14 gene encoding LOW QUALITY PROTEIN: regulator of G-protein signaling 14 (The sequence of the model RefSeq protein was modified relative to this genomic sequence to represent the inferred CDS: deleted 1 base in 1 codon) has protein sequence MATLPVGAESGSVLCRERRAGPGRESRAAGRGCCGAAGRARSAPGQAEPGMQGKGKLLVVHNGRMGPAVSDGELNASRARGSNHSVNSLPGPPATCGSTPGSVVSWAESFETLLQDRVAVTYFTEFLKKEFSAENVYFWQACERFQQIPASDTQQLAQEARRIYDEFLSSHSVSPVNIDKQAWIGEDMLATPSPDMFRIQQLQIFNLMKFDSYTRFVKSPLYQACLRAESQGQPLPDLRPHSRSSSPPPDLSKKSKLKLGKSLPLGVETAGSGANRSPQRSFRKGERREPSWAEGGEGGRSAMLWRESQGSLNSSASLDLGFLSSASTAASPWTEGQQKSLGGSEAELPAKPMKYCCVYLPDGTASLASVRPGHSIRDMLAGICEKRGLSLPDIKVYMVGNEQKALVLDQECSVLADQEVKLESRISFDLEISSLKKTIRISAKSTKRIREALQPMLGKYGVSVEQARLRRQGEPATLDLEKLVSTVSAQKLVLETPADVRAVGSAEAAAAPSLLWSEEGSPTGAEPDTRWELPSSFSRPQSSAAMNLNRRTYDLEGLVELLNRAQSCRANDQRGLLSKEDLVLPDFLQLPVRDDSASEGSDQPSVPQAGSEGSSCPQEEPSSQPSFDHKL, from the exons ATGGCGACACTTCCTGTGGGAGCCGAAAGCGGTAGTGTGTTA TGCCGggagcgccgggccgggccgggccgggagaGCCGCGCCGCCGGCCGGGGATGCTGCGGGGCCGCGGGCCGCGCCCGTAGCGCTCCGGGCCAGGCCGAGCCAGGGATGCAGGGCAAGGGCAAACTGCTGGTGGTCCACAACGGGCGCATG GGCCCGGCCGTGTCGGATGGAG agtTAAATGCCTCCCGGGCCCGTGGCAGCAACCACAGTGTGAACAGCCTGCCAGGCCCACCAGCCACGTGTGGATCCACACCGGGCTCTGTGGTCAGCTGGGCTGAATCCTTCGAGACGCTGCTGCAGGACCGTGTGGCCGTCACCTACTTCACT GAGTTCCTCAAGAAGGAGTTCAGTGCTGAAAACGTCTACTTTTGGCAGGCATGTGAGCGCTTCCAGCAGATCCCGGCCAGTGACACACAGCAG ctgGCCCAGGAGGCACGGCGGATCTACGATGAGTTCCTCTCCAGCCACTCGGTCAGTCCTGTGAACATCGACAAGCAGGCCTGGATTGGGGAGGACATGCTGGCCACCCCTTCCCCCGACATGTTTcgcatccagcagctccag ATCTTCAACCTCATGAAGTTTGACAGCTACACACGTTTTGTGAAATCCCCACTGTACCAGGCCTGCCTGAGGGCAGAGAGccaggggcagcccctgcctgaCCTACGGCCCCACTCCCGCAGCAGCAGCCCCCCTCCTGACCTCAGCAAG AAGTCAAAGCTGAAGCTGGGCAAGTCCCTGCCGCTGGGCGTGGAGACGGCGGGCAGTGGTGCCAACCGCAGCCCTCAGCGGTCCTTCAGGAAGGGAGAGCGGCGGGAGCCGTCCTGGGCAG AGGGAGGAGAAGGCGGCAGGAGTGCCATGCTGTGGAGGGAATCCCAGGGCTCACTCAACTCCTCAGCCAGCCTGGACCTGGGCTTCTTGtcctcagccagcacagctgccagcccctggaCAGAG GGCCAACAGAAGAGCCTGGGGGGCAGcgaggcagagctgccagccaaACCCATGAAGTATTGCTGCGTGTACCTACCTGATGGCACGGCCTCGCTGGCCTCTGTCCGGCCCGGCCACTCCATCCGGGACATGCTGGCAGGGATATGTGAGAAACGTGGCCTCAGCCTCCCCGACATCAAGGTCTACATGGTGGGGAATGAGCAG AAGGCCTTGGTGCTGGACCAGGAGTGCTCCGTGTTGGCAGACCAGGAGGTGAAGCTGGAGAGCAGGATAAGCTTTGA cctggaaatCTCCTCCCTCAAGAAGACCATCCGCATCTCAGCCAAATCCACCAAGCGCATCCGGGAAGCGCTGCAGCCCATGCTGGGGAAGTACGGCGTCAGCGTGGAGCAGGCGCGGCTGCGGAGG CAAGGTGAGCCAGCCACTCTGGACTTGGAGAAGCTGGTCAGCACAGTGTCTGCTCAGAAACTCGTCTTGGAAACACCAGCAG ATGTGCGAGCAGTGGGGAGcgcagaggctgctgctgccccctctctgctctggagtgAG GAGGGAAGCCcaacaggagcagagcctgacacGCGGTGGGAGCtgccctcctccttctccaggccACAGTCTTCAGCTGCCATGAACCTCAACCGCCGCACCTATGACCTGGAAG ggctggtggaGCTGCTGAACCGTGCCCAGAGCTGCCGGGCCAACGACCAGCGTGGGCTGCTCTCCAAGGAGGACCTGGTCCTGCCTGACTTCCTCCAGCTCCCCGTGCGGGACGACAGTGCCTCTGAGGGGTCAGATCAGCCCAGTGTCCCTCAGGCTGGCTCTGAGGGAAGCAGCTGCCCTCAGGAGGAGCCTTCCTCTCAGCCTTCGTTTGACCACAAGCTCTGA
- the LOC136367596 gene encoding LOW QUALITY PROTEIN: ADP-ribosylation factor-like protein 3 (The sequence of the model RefSeq protein was modified relative to this genomic sequence to represent the inferred CDS: deleted 1 base in 1 codon) — MEEQQLIPEPVILFLPRGRGVCQSRTRRRAPGTSPGSSQGGAAAGRSDSQTMGDVQKGALLRPSTPQSSPSTPCPQGLLSVIQKLKGSPEQELRIVLLGLDNAGKTTLLKRLASEEVSTITPTQGFNIKSVHSHGLKLNVWDIGGQRSIRPYWKKYLGSTDLLIYVIDSADQKRFEETGQELAELTEDESLTGVPLLVFANKQDLVTAAPAAEIAEGLSLHTYRDREWQIQACSALSGEGVQDGMNWISSQIMNRKK; from the exons ATGGAGGAACAGCAGCTAATTCCAGAGCCCGTAATCCTCTTCCTCCCCCGGGGACGGGGAGTGTGCCAGTCACGCACCCGCCGGCGGGCCCCGGGGACGAGC CCCGGCAGCTCCCAAGGCGGTGCCGCAGCGGGCCGGAGCGACTCCCAGACCATGGGTGATGTGCAGAAG GGTGCCCTGCTGCGACCCAGCACCCCACAGAGCTCCCCTAGCACCCCCTgcccccaggggctgctctctgTCATCCAGAAGCTGAAGGGTTCACCGGAGCAGGAGCTCCGCATcgtcctgctggggctggataACGCGGGCAAGACGACGCTGCTGAAGCGCCTGGCTTCCGAGGAGGTCAGCACCATCACCCCCACACAG GGATTCAACATCAAGAGCGTCCATTCCCACGGTTTGAAGCTGAATGTTTGGGATATCGGGGGGCAGCGCTCCATCCGCCCATACTGGAAGAAGTATCTGGGCAGCACAGACCTGCTG ATTTATGTCATTGATAGTGCCGACCAGAAGCGTTTCGAGGAGACAGGGCAG GAACTGGCAGAGCTCACAGAGGACGAGTCCCTCACGGGGGTCCCACTGCTGGTGTTTGCCAACAAGCAGGACCTGGTGACTGCAGCACCCGCAGCCGAAATCGCAGAAGGGCTGAGCCTCCACACCTACCGAGACCGGGAGTGGCAGATCCAGGCCTGCTCAGCCCTGTCTGGGGAAGGGGTACAG GATGGGATGAACTGGATTTCCAGCCAGATCATGAACAGGAAGAAGTGA
- the LMAN2 gene encoding vesicular integral-membrane protein VIP36 — MAAGAGGLVAAAAVLLALAGPRPVPAELTDGNSEHLKREHSLMKPYQGAGSAAMPLWDFQGSTMVTSQYVRLTPDERSREGSIWNRVPCFLKDWELHVHFKIHGAGKKNLHGDGLALWYTQERLTPGPVFGSKDNFHGLAIFLDTYPNDEATERVFPYISAMVNNGSLTYDHSKDGRWTELAGCSADLRNQNHDTFLAVRYSRGRLTVMTDVEDKNEWKNCIDIAGVQLPTGYFFGASAGTGDLSDNHDIISMKLFQLMVEHPVEDETIDWTKIEPRVSLLKSPKDNVDDPTGNFRSGPLTGWKVFLLLLCALLGIIVCAVVGAVVFQKRQERNKRFY, encoded by the exons ATGGCGGCGGGTGCGGGCGGGCTGGTGGCGGCGGCCGCGGTGCTGTTGGCCCTGGCCGGGCCGCGCCCGGTGCCCGCCGAGCTCACGGATGGCAACAGCGAGCATCTGAAGCGGGAGCATTCGCTGATGAAGCCGTACCAGG GCGCGGGCTCCGCCGCGATGCCGTTGTGGGACTTCCAGGGCAGCACCATGGTCACCAGCCAGTACGTCCGCCTGACGCCCGACGAGCGCAGTCGGGAAGGCTCCATCTGGAACCGCGTG ccctgcttccTCAAGGACTGGGAGCTCCACGTCCACTTCAAGATCCACGGAGCCGGCAAGAAGAATCTGCACGGGGATGGGCTGGCGCTGTGGTACACGCAGGAACGCCTGACGCCAG GTCCTGTCTTTGGCAGCAAGGACAACTTCCATGGACTGGCTATTTTCCTCGATACCTATCCCAACGATGAGGCGACAGAG cgTGTGTTCCCCTACATCTCGGCCATGGTCAACAACGGCTCCCTGACCTACGACCACAGCAAGGACGGGCGCTGGACGGAGCTGGCTGGCTGCTCGGCCGACCTGCGCAACCAGAACCACGACACCTTCCTGGCCGTGCGCTACTCCCGCGGCCGCCTCACG GTGATGACTGATGTGGAAGACAAGAATGAATGGAAGAACTGCATTGACATCGCAGGGGTGCAGCTGCCAACCGGGTACTTCTTTGGTGCTTCTGCTGGCACTGGAGATCTCTCTG ATAATCACGACATTATCTCGATGAAGCTCTTCCAGCTCATGGTGGAGCACCCTGTAGAAGATGAGACCATTGACTGGACCAAGATCGAGCCAAGAGTCAGCCTCCTTAAATCCCCCAAAG ACAACGTGGATGACCCGACGGGGAATTTCCGGAGCGGGCCGCTGACAGGctggaaggtgttcctgctgctgctctgtgcactgcTGGGCATCATTGTCTGCGCCGTGGTGGGAGCCGTGGTCTTCCAGAAACGCCAGGAGAGGAACAAACGTTTCTACTAG
- the B4GALT7 gene encoding beta-1,4-galactosyltransferase 7, whose translation MGPARRRDALRLRGGGSPPLLRLFPGRLSAFPLFLLALLLGFASLLWLQLSCSGEGPSPGGQHRGVPRQPCPPPAPPQPPEEEAAWGPHRLALLVPFRERFEELLAFVPYMHRFLGKKRIRHHIFILNQVDHFRFNRASLINVGFLESGNDTDYIAMHDVDLLPLNEHLDYSFPEAGPFHVASPELHPLYHYKTYVGGILLLTKQHYELCNGMSNRFWGWGREDDEFYRRIKGAGLQVRRPSGITTGYETFQHLHDPAWRKRDQKRIAAQKQEQFKVDREGGLNNVRYRIESRTDLSVAGAPCTVLNILLDCDTDETPWCTFG comes from the exons ATGGGCCCGGCCCGCCGCAGGGACGCGCTCCGGCTGCGCGGCGGAGG GTCCCCGCCGCTCCTGCGGCTCTTCCCCGGCCGCCTGTCCGCCTTCCCGCTGTTCCTGCTGGCGCTGCTGCTGGGCTTCGcttctctgctctggctgcagctcagctgctcgGGCGAGGGGCCGTCGCCGGGCGGGCAGCACCGGGGGGTTCCCCGGcagccctgcccgccgcccgcgccgccgcaGCCGCCCGAGGAGGAGGCGGCGTGGGGCCCGCACCGGCTGGCGCTGCTGGTGCCCTTCCGAGAGCGCTTCGAGGAGCTGCTGGCCTTCGTGCCGTACATGCACCGCTTCCTCGGCAAGAAGAGGATCCGCCACCACATCTTCATCCTCAACCAAGTGGATCATTTCAG GTTTAACAGAGCGTCCCTGATCAACGTGGGCTTCCTGGAGAGCGGCAATGACACCGACTACATCGCCATGCACGACGTGGATCTCCTGCCCCTCAATGAGCACCTGGACTACAGCTTCCCGGAGGCAGGGCCCTTCCATGTGGCATCCCCCGAGCTGCACCCGCTTTACCACTACAAGACCTACGTGGGTGGCATCCTGCTGCTCACCAAGCAGCACTACGAGTTG TGCAATGGCATGTCTAACCGCTTCTGGGGCTGGGGACGGGAGGACGATGAGTTTTATCGACGTATCAAAGGAGCTGGTCTCCAG gttCGTCGTCCCTCTGGAATCACAACTGGATACGAGACCTTCCAGCACCTGCATGACCCAGCCTGGAGGAAGAGAGACCAGAAGCGCATCGCTGCGCAGAAGCAG gaGCAGTTCAAGGTGGATCGGGAGGGAGGCCTGAACAACGTGAGGTACCGAATCGAGTCACGGACAGAtctgagtgtggcaggagcCCCTTGCACTGTCCTTAATATCTTGCTGGACTGTGACACAGACGAGACCCCCTGGTGCACGTTTGGCTGA
- the N4BP3 gene encoding NEDD4-binding protein 3, with protein sequence MAAAQGPVTCEPDTRVLGTYLSSEPVGVVGSMGSVGSLVEKQDLSPLELRAPLGGSRGLRQPDGLLRKGPSQRELFGYLHGAKKEARAERKHQTSGACYKRDYESDRENRSPERCSREHHRGADFSKSSLPERGRFDKCRIRPSAFKAVAGKGLVSMQGLSSSKGQKLSKSNGSLHTLLSQSSTAAPQHGPLRTHLLHAISLDEASDSSHNSIQSFPSYGSRLKPPQSQFSASMGHINHIGGSLDRVSRSPRDTLGPEKMPLSCKSMATLSRLQSPGEPPPPYEFSYSLEDAVKQLEDRLQETGGELRQLKRSLSETEDPFTQAFEDKQRLWLDELEDLKQMYMARLQQVMQQAQRGQRALQLQLYKAQQEKKRLQEELSLQQCQCEEAKLRQTQGEHGSPKLEETKWEVCQKAAEISLLKQQLRDTQEEMAQKLGEIFSLKTQLREAKAEVQARDSQLAQLADSLQSPPEPSTSLPLGDDPMPSCQDFPGCETDDSKCRGLQSDSAEPLERQVEWLWAELLRERRQGQLQAVNFELERKTWQEEKEKVLRYQRELQASYMEMYHRSQALERELRQLRAEPRDVRIDSPWIERVESSKI encoded by the exons atggcagcagcacagggtccTGTGACCTGTGAGCCCGACACCCGTGTCCTCGGCACCTACCTCTCCTCGGAGCCCGTCGGCGTCGTTGGCAGCATGGGCAGCGTGGGCAGCCTGGTGGAGAAGCAGGATCTGTCCCCCCTGGAGCTGCGGGCCCCGCTGGGCGGCTCGCGGGGGCTCCGGCAGCCCGACGGCTTGCTGCGGAAGGGGCCGAGCCAGCGGGAGCTCTTTGGGTACCTGCACGGGGCCAAGAAGGAGGCGCGGGCGGAGAGGAAGCACCAAACGTCGGGCGCCTGCTACAAGCGGGACTACGAGAGCGACCGCGAGAACCGGTCCCCCGAGCGCTGCTCCCGCGAGCATCACCGAGGGGCCGACTTCTCCAAGAGCTCCCTGCCGGAGCGGGGCCGCTTCGACAAG TGCCGTATCAGGCCCTCAGCCTTCAAGGCggtggctgggaaggggctggtcTCCATGCAGGGCCTGTCCTCGTCCAAGGGGCAGAAGTTGTCCAAGAGCAATGGGAGCCTGCACACGCTGCTGTCGCAGAGCAGCACAGCGGCCCCGCAGCACGGCCCGCTCCGCACCCACCTGCTCCACGCCATCAGCCTGGATGAGGCCTCTGACTCCAGCCACAACTCCATCCAGAGCTTCCCATCCTACGGCTCCCGCCTCAAGCCCCCCCAGAGCCAGTTCAGCGCCTCCATGGGCCACATCAACCACATTGGGGGCTCCTTGGATAGGGTTTCCCGGAGCCCCAGGGATACCCTGGGCCCTGAGAAGATGCCCCTGTCCTGCAAAAGCATGGCCACCCtgagcaggctgcagagccccggCGAGCCCCCACCACCGTACGAGTTCTCCTACTCTCTGGAGGACGCGGTGAAGCAGCTGGAGGACCGGCTGCAGGAGACCGGAGGGGAGCTGCGGCAGCTCAAGAGGAGCCTCAGTGAGACTGAAGACCCTTTCACACAG GCGTTTGAGGACAAGCAGCGGCTGTGGCTGGACGAGCTGGAGGACCTGAAGCAGATGTACATGGCCCGGCTGCAGCAGGTGATGCAGCAGGCGCAGCGCGGGCAGcgggcactgcagctgcagctctacAAGGCGCAGCAGGAGAAGAAgcggctgcaggaggagctgagcctgcagcagtgccagtgcGAGGAGGCCAAGCTCCGGCAGACCCAGGGCGAGCATGGCAGCCCCAAACTGGAGGAGACCAAGTGGGAG GTGTGCCAGAAGGCAGCGGAGATCTccctgctgaagcagcagctccgggACACCCAGGAGGAGATGGCTCAGAAGCTAGGGGAGATCTTCAGCCTGAAGACGCAGCTGCGGGAGGCCAAGGCAGAGGTCCAGGCCAGGGACTcgcagctggcacagctggcagacTCCTTGCAGAGCCCCCCGGAGCCCAGCACCTCGCTGCCTCTGGGCGATGACCCCATGCCGTCGTGCCAGGACTTCCCTGGCTGCGAAACTGACGACTCCAAGTGCCGGGGCCTGCAGAGCGACTCGGCGGAGCCCCTGGAGCGGCAGGTGGagtggctgtgggcagagctgctgcgGGAGCGGCGTCAGggccagctgcaggctgtgaactttgagctggagaggaaaacgtggcaggaggagaaggagaaggtgCTGAGGTACCAGCGGGAGCTCCAGGCCAGCTACATGGAGATGTACCACCGGAGCCAGGCGCTGGAGCGGGAGCTGCGGCAGCTGCGGGCGGAGCCCAGGGATGTCAGGATCGATTCGCCCTGGATCGAGCGGGTGGAGTCCTCCAAGATCTGA
- the NHP2 gene encoding H/ACA ribonucleoprotein complex subunit 2, protein MARDKPEAAAEAEATPELSYREQLEFLNPIAQPLASRKLTRKLLKCIRKATKHKQIRRGVKEVQKFINKGEKGITVLAGDTLPIDVYCHIPIMCEDRSLPYAYVPSKADLGTAAGSKRPTCVILIKPHEEYQEAYDECLEEVSALPLPL, encoded by the exons ATGGCGCGGGACAAGCCGGAGGCGGCGGCCGAGGCGGAGGCGACACCGGAGCTCTCGTACCGGGAGCAGCTCGAATTCCTGAACCCCATCGCGCAGCCGCTCGCCTCCCGCAAGCTCACGCGAAAACTCCTCAAGTGCATCAGGAAAG CGACCAAGCACAAGCAGATCCGCCGCGGCGTGAAGGAGGTGCAGAAGTTCATCAACAAGGGCGAGAAGGG gatcACGGTGCTGGCCGGAGACACGCTGCCCATCGATGTCTACTGCCACATCCCCATCATGTGCGAGGACAGGAGCCTCCCGTACGCATACGTCCCTTCCAAAGCG GACCTGGGAACTGCAGCCGGCTCCAAGCGCCCGACCTGTGTCATCCTGATCAAGCCCCACGAGGAGTACCAGGAGGCCTACGACGAGTGTCTGGAGGAGGTGTCGGCCCTTCCGCTGCCGCTGTGA
- the LOC136367768 gene encoding bromodomain-containing protein 8-like: protein MGHAWKSELESPIKSENSDFQSPPDWDSSLDQDVRSWRNTEEVAVGKLEGSSQEADQEMELSEPLWKDDSEDYHEAEKPRESDSLFQFLLEVTQMLESFCISSTESSQTPWDYCGSGKQSDGKEVRCQEKTTATAVSGAEESQLHTLAKDEEEHFLGREDETQETPEEPPVDELHPPEMSAQALDQDDINSTSAAPVLDSTASPNMHLLQPSWNNPVQHLILRKRLLSIWRMIASHRFSSPFLKPVSEKQAPGYKDVVKRPMDLSSIKRRLSKGDIQSVMQFQCDLMLMFQNAVMYNSSDHRVFHVAVEMQREVLEQLQVFAEALLLSRERLE from the exons ATGGGCCATGCCTGGAAGTCTGAGCTGGAATCTCCTATTAAGTCAGAGAACAGTGATTTCCAGTCTCCTCCTGACTGGGATTCAAGCTTGGATCAGGatgtgaggagctggagaaatACTGAAGAGGTGGCCGTGGGGAAGCTAGAGGGGAGCAGCCAAGAGGCAGACCAAGAGATGGAGCTGAGTGAGCCTCTCTGGAAGGATGATAGTGAAGATTACCATGAGGCAGAGAAGCCACGTGAAAGCGACAGTCTTTTTCAGTTCCTCTTGGAG GTAACCCAGATGTTGGAATCTTTCTGCATTAGCAGCACAGAGTCATCGCAGACTCCGTGGGATTATTGTGGCTCAGGGAAGCAGAGTGATGGGAAAGAAGTGAGGTGCCAGGAAAAGACCACAGCAACAGCAGTCTCGGGAGCAGAGGAGAGTCAACTACACACCCTGGCAAAAGATGAGGAAGAACATTTCCTGGGAAGAGAG gACGAGACTCAAGAGACACCTGAAGAACCACCTGTAGATGAGTTGCATCCACCAGAGATGAGTGCTCAGGCCCTGGATCAAGATGACATTAACagcacctctgcagccccagtgctggactccacagcctctcccaACATGCACCT gctgcagccaaGCTGGAATAACCCCGTGCAGCACCTGATCCTCAGAAAAAGGCTCCTGTCCATCTGGAGGATGATAGCCAGCCACAG GTTCAGCAGCCCATTCCTGAAGCCAGTGTCAGAGAAACAAGCCCCTGGATACAAGGATGTGGTAAAGAG ACCCATGGATTTATCCAGCATAAAGAGGAGGCTGTCAAAGGGAGACATTCAGTCCGTGATGCAGTTCCAGTGTGACCTGATGCTCATGTTCCAGAACGCTGTGATGTACAATAGCTCCGACCACCGCGTCTTCCACGTGGCTGTGGAGATGCAGCGAGAggtcctggagcagctgcaggtctTTGCTGAAGCCCTCCTGCTGtccagggagaggctggagtgA